One segment of Nitrospirota bacterium DNA contains the following:
- a CDS encoding phosphotransferase: protein MNEIRAFILCAGIGERLMPITNRIPKPLLPILGKPIVHLIIEKLLSVPVGMIGINLYHKKEAIFRWINSSPFKDKVIAFPEEPVLGTGGALKNAEEFLKQGTFLVHNSDIMSEVDLLALIEYHLSKGFLATLAVCDCPEFNNVGIDREGFLKGIGDVSGLTRKVTFTGISVYSPEFLRFIPHGASGVVDAWLSAIKAGLPIGTFDIRGSYWKDIGTPSSYSGAVFNALRTEGETVYIHHSSKGCKDITMDGYVVIESGAIVKKGVTLRNCIILPESTINSGQYENSILSSNLKIGLKDSEIFGISEEPILIGIGGSERCYYRVKRNGKSAVLMRCSADDPDFIRHIGLSSFFRKHSIPVPVLFKAGDDNCLFEDLGDMSLYSWLRCPRGDEDIEKIYLKVMDVLMEIHSISSKDISECLVLKERVFDYEHLRWETGYFIERFVVGIKGIEERSPSLNEEFHRLALKVDSLPKRLIHRDFQSQNIMLKDMIPRVIDYQGARLGPAGYDVASILWDPYHRLKDDMRHRLLDYYIMGMNKKAEGFNEMDFRHGLLYCRLQRHMQALGAYGFLSMAKGKRYFLKHVPEGLRLLKEDVTFIKDEYPELYRLVMQIEDS from the coding sequence ATGAATGAGATAAGGGCATTTATCCTGTGTGCTGGCATCGGAGAAAGACTGATGCCCATTACAAATCGCATCCCAAAGCCACTCCTTCCAATATTAGGAAAACCCATTGTCCATCTCATCATAGAAAAGCTCCTCAGTGTGCCTGTGGGAATGATAGGGATAAATCTCTACCATAAGAAAGAGGCTATCTTTAGATGGATAAATAGCTCTCCCTTTAAAGACAAGGTCATAGCCTTTCCCGAGGAGCCTGTCTTGGGCACAGGTGGAGCGCTTAAGAATGCAGAGGAATTTCTTAAACAAGGCACATTCTTGGTTCACAACTCAGACATAATGTCTGAGGTTGACCTATTGGCACTGATTGAATACCATCTGAGTAAAGGTTTCCTCGCAACTCTCGCTGTTTGCGATTGCCCTGAATTCAACAATGTTGGCATAGACAGGGAGGGATTTTTAAAGGGTATTGGAGATGTTTCAGGCTTAACGAGAAAGGTGACATTTACAGGTATCTCTGTTTATTCCCCTGAGTTTTTAAGGTTCATCCCACATGGTGCTTCAGGTGTGGTAGATGCATGGCTTTCTGCTATAAAAGCTGGTCTGCCAATCGGCACATTCGATATAAGAGGCTCTTACTGGAAGGACATCGGGACTCCGTCTTCTTATTCAGGGGCAGTATTCAATGCCTTAAGGACAGAAGGGGAAACAGTCTATATACATCACAGCTCAAAGGGCTGTAAAGACATAACTATGGATGGATATGTCGTAATAGAAAGTGGCGCAATAGTTAAAAAAGGTGTCACACTCAGAAATTGCATTATACTTCCAGAGAGCACTATAAATTCAGGGCAGTATGAAAACTCTATTTTAAGCTCTAACCTTAAAATCGGATTAAAGGACTCTGAGATTTTTGGCATATCCGAAGAACCCATACTAATCGGCATAGGTGGCTCTGAGAGATGTTACTACAGGGTTAAAAGGAACGGAAAATCGGCAGTTCTCATGAGGTGTAGTGCCGATGACCCGGATTTTATCAGGCATATCGGGTTAAGTAGTTTTTTCCGTAAACACTCTATCCCTGTGCCTGTGCTCTTTAAAGCTGGTGATGATAATTGCCTTTTTGAGGACCTCGGTGATATGTCTTTATATAGCTGGCTCAGATGCCCCAGAGGAGATGAAGACATAGAAAAAATATACCTAAAGGTCATGGATGTGCTTATGGAGATTCATTCTATAAGTAGCAAAGACATCTCCGAATGTTTAGTGCTTAAAGAAAGGGTCTTTGATTATGAGCACCTAAGATGGGAGACAGGATATTTTATCGAGAGATTCGTTGTAGGGATAAAAGGCATCGAGGAAAGGTCTCCATCTCTTAATGAAGAGTTTCACAGGCTTGCCCTGAAAGTGGATTCTTTGCCAAAAAGGCTAATACACAGGGATTTTCAGTCCCAAAACATCATGCTTAAAGATATGATCCCCCGTGTGATTGATTATCAGGGTGCAAGGCTTGGACCAGCAGGCTATGATGTGGCATCAATCCTCTGGGACCCATATCACAGACTTAAAGACGATATGAGGCATAGACTACTCGATTATTACATCATGGGAATGAATAAAAAGGCAGAAGGCTTTAATGAGATGGATTTCAGGCATGGGCTTTTATACTGTAGGCTTCAGAGGCACATGCAGG